The following proteins are encoded in a genomic region of Candidatus Zixiibacteriota bacterium:
- a CDS encoding 4Fe-4S dicluster domain-containing protein: MAFTRRDLFKLAAAGSVSVLAGKLEAKQDEFALDCSQTYGVLVDTVVCIGCRKCEWACNNEHKLANKPLTAFDDKSVFQGHRRPNDNAYTVVNEFHDPQTSKAFTMKVQCMHCNRPACVSACIVGALQKNKSGSVDYDAWKCIGCRYCMVACPFQIPAYEYREALKPRVMKCTFCAHRLEEGKMPACVGICPNEALTFGTRQELIEVAKERIKAKPDRYYNHIYGETEAGGTSWMYLAPVDFVHTELPKLNSRPIPETTETIQHGIFKSFVPPLALYGFLGLIMYSMRDNKEDKESENDRS, translated from the coding sequence ATGGCATTTACACGTCGGGATCTCTTTAAGCTGGCTGCTGCGGGAAGTGTCTCCGTCCTGGCAGGGAAGCTTGAAGCAAAACAGGATGAGTTTGCGCTTGATTGCAGTCAGACTTATGGCGTGCTCGTTGACACCGTTGTCTGCATCGGCTGTCGCAAATGCGAGTGGGCCTGCAATAATGAACACAAACTCGCGAATAAACCACTGACAGCTTTTGACGACAAATCGGTATTTCAGGGGCACCGTCGCCCGAATGACAATGCCTATACTGTCGTCAATGAGTTCCACGACCCGCAGACATCAAAGGCCTTCACTATGAAAGTGCAGTGCATGCACTGCAATCGCCCGGCCTGCGTCTCCGCCTGCATCGTCGGCGCACTCCAGAAGAACAAGAGCGGCTCGGTCGATTACGACGCGTGGAAATGCATCGGCTGTCGCTATTGCATGGTTGCCTGCCCGTTCCAAATTCCAGCTTACGAGTACCGTGAAGCCCTCAAGCCGCGCGTGATGAAATGTACATTCTGCGCTCACCGGCTGGAAGAGGGTAAGATGCCGGCCTGCGTCGGCATCTGTCCCAACGAGGCCTTGACCTTCGGTACCCGACAAGAATTGATCGAAGTCGCCAAGGAACGCATCAAGGCCAAGCCGGATCGTTACTACAATCATATTTACGGCGAAACGGAAGCCGGCGGCACCAGTTGGATGTACCTCGCGCCGGTCGACTTCGTCCACACCGAGTTGCCCAAGCTCAACAGCCGGCCCATTCCGGAAACGACTGAAACCATCCAGCACGGTATCTTCAAGTCCTTCGTTCCGCCGCTGGCGCTGTACGGATTTCTCGGCCTGATCA